In Mercurialis annua linkage group LG5, ddMerAnnu1.2, whole genome shotgun sequence, a single genomic region encodes these proteins:
- the LOC126683365 gene encoding probable CCR4-associated factor 1 homolog 7 produces the protein MSLLLKGDSIQIREVWHDNLEEEFALVREIVEDYPFIAMDTEFPGIVLRPVGNFKNSNDFHYRTLKENVDLLKLIQLGLTFSDEQGNLPTCGTDKFCIWQFNFREFSVNDDVFANDSIELLRQSGIDFKKNNDNGIDAMRFGELLMSSGIVLNDNVHWVTFHSGYDFGYLLKLLTCQRLPDTQEGFFSMINMYFPTLYDIKHLMKFCNSLHGGLNKLAELLEVERVGICHQAGSDSLLTACTFWKLKENFFSGSMEKYAGVLYGLGVENGQSAH, from the coding sequence ATGTCGCTGTTGTTAAAAGGCGATTCGATTCAGATTCGCGAGGTGTGGCACGATAATCTTGAGGAGGAATTCGCTCTTGTTCGCGAAATTGTGGAAGATTATCCTTTTATAGCGATGGACACGGAATTTCCCGGCATTGTATTGCGTCCCGTTGGAAATTTTAAGAATAGCAATGATTTTCATTATAGAACGTTGAAGGAAAATGTTGATTTGTTGAAGTTGATTCAGTTGGGTCTTACTTTCTCGGATGAGCAAGGGAATTTGCCCACTTGTGGAACCGATAAATTCTGCATTTGGCAGTTTAATTTCCGCGAATTCAGTGTCAACGATGATGTTTTCGCTAATGATTCAATTGAGCTATTGAGACAGAGTGGGATTGATTTTAAGAAGAATAATGATAATGGTATTGATGCAATGCGATTCGGGGAGCTCTTGATGTCTTCCGGGATTGTGTTGAATGACAATGTGCATTGGGTGACTTTCCATAGCGGGTATGATTTTGGTTACTTGCTTAAGCTATTGACATGCCAGCGTTTGCCCGATACGCAAGAGGGGTTCTTTAGCATGATCAATATGTACTTCCCGACCCTGTATGATATCAAGCATTTGATGAAATTTTGCAATAGCCTTCATGGCGGGTTGAATAAGCTTGCGGAGTTGTTGGAAGTTGAGAGAGTAGGGATTTGCCATCAAGCTGGTTCCGATAGTTTGCTCACAGCTTGCACATTCTGGAAGTTAAAAGAGAATTTCTTTAGTGGCTCCATGGAGAAATATGCCGGTGTGCTGTATGGTTTAGGTGTTGAGAATGGACAGAGTGCTcattga
- the LOC126681339 gene encoding factor of DNA methylation 1, producing MDYSSDEESDISESEINEYKDKPYEELKAGQYRVKVNGALRCPFCAGKKKQDYKFKDLLQHATGVGKGSANRSAKQKANHVALAIFLENDLADGVELSQRPVLPQPVNPPPQQSDEFVFPWMGIITNIMDEGKDSSALHDGNYWMQKFAVYKPKEVCIFWSENEQIGQAVIRFDDNWKGFMNSTEFEKSFESLHHSKKDWKAQIANRGPHIYAWCARADDYYSEGPLGHYLQKEGKLTTLSGIVEKTTESRNVVVAHLSSRIDKTNENLDELQYKYNETAMSLSRMLEEKDRLQNAFSEETRKMQRLARENVHRILEEQENLSEELELKKRKLDNWSKELNKREALTERERQKLDEDKRKNVDQNNSLQLASTEQRKADESFLRLIEEQKREKEEALSKILLLEKQLDAKQKLEMEIEELKGKLQVMKHLGDEDDVAVQKKMKEMNEELDSKIEDLTDVESLNQTLVVKERQSNDELQDARKALIAGLNETMNSAGRMPFIGIKRMGEIDEKPFHNTCKKKFPPDEAQVHAVALCSLWQEHMKDPNWYPFKVISVPGGAQEKTVEIVIEEDEKLQELKQEWGDEIHDAVVTALKEVNEYNPSGRYTVPELWNFKDGRKATLKEVIAYIVKNIKAKRRRG from the exons ATGGATTATAGCTCTGATGAAGAATCTGACATTAGTGAGTCGGAGATCAACGAGTACAAGGACAAGCCATATGAAGAGTTGAAGGCTGGTCAGTACAGAGTTAAAGTAAATGGCGCACTAAGATGTCCATTCTGTGCTGGGAAAAAGAAACAAGATTACAAGTTCAAGGATTTGCTTCAGCATGCCACAGGGGTGGGCAAAGGCTCTGCTAACAGGAGTGCGAAACAAAAGGCAAACCATGTTGCCTTGGCAATCTTTTTGGAGAATGACCTAGCTGATGGAGTAGAATTAAGTCAGCGTCCTGTTCTGCCGCAGCCTGTCAATCCACCTCCACAACAATCTGATGAATTTGTGTTCCCATGGATGGGAATAATAACTAACATAATGGATGAAGGAAAAGATAGCAGCGCCTTGCATGATGGTAATTATTGGATGCAGAAGTTTGCTGTCTATAAGCCGAAAGAAGTTTGCATATTCTGGAGCGAAAATGAGCAGATTGGACAGGCTGTAATAAGATTTGACGACAATTGGAAGGGTTTTATGAATTCTACTGAATTTGAGAAGTCGTTTGAAAGCTTGCATCACAGTAAAAAGGACTGGAAGGCACAAATAGCCAACCGTGGCCCACATATTTATGCATGGTGTGCTCGAGCTGATGATTATTATTCCGAGGGGCCACTGGGACATTATCTTCAAAAGGAAGGAAAGCTGACAACACTTTCTGGCATTGTGGAAAAAACTACTGAGAGTAGAAACGTTGTGGTGGCTCATTTGTCTAGCAGGATAGATAAGACAAATGAGAATTTGGATGAACTCCAGTACAAATACAATGAGACCGCCATGTCCTTGAGTCGTATGCTTGAAGAGAAGGATAGGCTGCAAAATGCTTTTTCTGAAG AGACAAGGAAGATGCAACGGCTTGCTCGGGAGAATGTTCACAGAATCCTGGAAGAACAGGAAAATCTGAGTGAGGAATTGGAGTTGAAGAAGAGGAAACTTGATAACTGGAGCAAAGAATTGAACAAGCGCGAAGCACTAACTGAGCGTGAGAGACAAAAACTGGATGAAGATAAAAGAAAG AATGTTGATCAAAACAATTCACTTCAATTGGCATCTACGGAACAGAGAAAGGCCGACGAGAGTTTCTTACGGCTTATTGAAGAGCAAAAG AGGGAGAAGGAAGAAGCCCTAAGTAAGATACTTCTATTGGAAAAGCAGTTGGATGCTAAACAGAAGCTGGAAATGGAAATTGAAGAGTTAAAAGGGAAATTACAAGTGATGAAACATCTTGGTGATGAAGATGATGTAGCCGTTcagaagaagatgaaagagaTGAATGAGGAGCTGGATAGTAAAATAGAGGATTTAACTGATGTGGAAAGTCTGAATCAGACTCTTGTTGTAAAGGAACGCCAGAGCAATGACGAGCTACAAGATGCACGAAAAGCATTAATTGCG GGTTTAAATGAGACAATGAACTCGGCAGGTCGGATGCCTTTTATTGGAATAAAAAGAATGGGAGAGATCGACGAAAAGCCATTCCACAACACTTGCAAGAAAAAGTTTCCACCTGATGAGGCTCAAGTCCATGCAGTGGCCCTCTGCTCCTTGTGGCAGGAACACATGAAGGATCCAAACTGGTATCCATTCAAAGTCATCTCTGTTCCCGGAGGAGCTCAAGAAAAAACAGTG GAAATAGttattgaagaagatgaaaaacTACAAGAACTGAAGCAGGAGTGGGGGGATGAGATACACGATGCTGTTGTTACAGCTTTGAAGGAGGTGAATGAGTACAATCCCAGCGGGCGATACACAGTTCCAGAGCTCTGGAACTTCAAAGATGGAAGGAAAGCCACTTTGAAAGAGGTGATTGCATATATAGTGAAGAACATCAAAGCTAAACGCAGAAGAGGTTAA
- the LOC126683374 gene encoding imidazoleglycerol-phosphate dehydratase 2, chloroplastic-like, with translation MEVVDDEEEEEFWSLSFAVDTSPPPPLPSILTRYNNDLSENEVRIGEIKRVTKETNVSVRINLDGTGVSYSTTGI, from the exons ATGGAGGTCgttgatgatgaagaagaagaagagttttGGAGTCTCTCCTTCGCCGTCGACACCAGTCCTCCACCGCCATTGCCGTCGATCCTTACCAGATACAACAATGATTTGA GTGAAAATGAAGTTCGAATTGGTGAAATTAAGAGAGTTACAAAGGAGACTAATGTCTCTGTTAGAATAAATTTGGACGGTACTGGAGTTTCTTATTCTACTACCGGAATTTAA
- the LOC126681273 gene encoding aquaporin NIP6-1 has protein sequence MNMENEEVPSAPSTPATPGAPLFGGFKGNNNHIGFARKSLLKSCKCFSVQDWALEDPTLPPVTCSFPPPPVSLAKKVGAEFIGTVILIFAGTAAAIVNQKTQGTETLIGLGASSGLAVMIVILATGHISGAHLNPAITIAFAALNHFPWKHVPVYIGTQVMASISAAFALKVIFHPFMSGGVTVPAGGYGQAFALEFIISFNLMFVVTAVATDTRAVGELAGIAVGATVMLNILIAGQTTGASMNPVRTLGPAIAANNYKAIWVYLTAPILGALCGAGTYSAVKLPEVKNGDAREMPSTATSFRR, from the exons atgAATATGGAGAATGAAGAAGTTCCATCAGCTCCATCAACACCAGCAACACCAGGCGCTCCTCTTTTTGGTGGGTTTAAAGGCAATAATAATCATATTGGATTTGCTAGAAAATCTCTTCTCAAGAGCTGTAAATGTTTTAGTGTTCAAGATTGGGCTCTTGAAGATCCCACATTACCTCCTGTTACTTGCTCTTTTCCACCTCCTCCTGTTTCTCTTGCCAAAAAG GTGGGAGCTGAGTTTATAGGCACAGTGATACTGATATTTGCAGGGACAGCAGCAGCCATAGTAAACCAGAAAACACAAGGCACGGAGACTCTCATAGGATTGGGTGCATCGAGTGGACTAGCTGTTATGATTGTTATATTAGCCACTGGCCATATTTCTGGTGCTCATCTTAACCCAGCTATCACCATTGCTTTTGCTGCTCTCAACCACTTCCCATGGAAACAT GTCCCCGTGTATATCGGAACACAAGTGATGGCGTCGATAAGCGCAGCGTTTGCATTGAAAGTGATATTTCATCCGTTTATGAGCGGAGGAGTCACAGTTCCGGCCGGAGGATACGGTCAAGCTTTTGCTTTGGAATTCATCATTTCCTTTAATCTTATGTTTGTTGTCACTGCTGTCGCCACCGACACTAGAGCT GTGGGAGAGTTGGCAGGAATCGCGGTCGGAGCTACTGTCATGCTCAACATACTAATCGCCGG GCAAACAACAGGTGCGTCAATGAATCCGGTAAGAACATTAGGTCCAGCCATAGCTGCAAACAACTATAAAGCAATATGGGTATACCTTACTGCCCCGATTCTTGGCGCATTGTGTGGAGCTGGAACTTATTCTGCTGTCAAATTGCCGGAGGTCAAAAATGGCGATGCTCGTGAAATGCCTTCAACGGCAACGAGCTTCCGGAGGTGA
- the LOC126681275 gene encoding uncharacterized protein LOC126681275 — MLNNDQDPWLAPDKLYHILFCLSLTLFFSKLASLTRYSFLHKYSIQIGSILSLAAGAAKEAADHFGFFPSAGASFRDAVADLVGVLIAAFALSICRKRVGSESVHSQTRRVLPV, encoded by the coding sequence ATGTTGAACAACGATCAAGATCCATGGCTAGCACCAGACAAGCTTTATCACATCCTTTTCTGTCTCTCCCTTACACTGTTCTTCTCCAAATTAGCCTCTTTGACACGTTATTCCTTTCTACATAAGTACTCTATTCAAATCGGATCCATACTCTCTCTAGCCGCCGGCGCCGCTAAGGAGGCTGCTGACCACTTCGGATTCTTCCCCTCTGCCGGTGCCTCGTTTAGGGATGCAGTAGCTGATCTTGTTGGTGTGTTAATAGCTGCATTTGCACTCTCAATTTGTAGAAAACGGGTTGGGTCAGAGTCGGTTCATAGTCAGACCCGACGGGTTTTGCCCGTTTGA
- the LOC126682413 gene encoding uncharacterized protein LOC126682413 isoform X2 — translation MEAEDWESCSSSELIDSTDDTALKDEDLYYTLDSFPKLQFRSDISKAKWDNELGMAELIEKKGKLWTTTGVVRNGKSYCTIEETLFLTELGALIVTDDDGTHISLENLYGKIGDEKSWCCLQLFEVYRHMKSLGYIVARHGLPWSVKSVKSICRSDSINDARENNELVVDVHVKQMDSIAESLRNLQVDEVRLDFDVYLPNSKFRKSSPGDPAFSLSLIRGNPPSKSEIEALERQCGEIPLKFCHIDNGRVSIFTFQKVELPVLP, via the exons ATGGAGGCGGAGGATTGGGAAAGCTGTTCTTCATCCGAATTGATTGATAGTACTGATGATACTGCTTTGAAAGACGAAGATTTGTACTATACGCTCGACTCTTTTCCCAAATTGCAATTTAG GAGTGACATCTCAAAGGCTAAATGGGATAATGAATTGGGAATGGCTGAGTTGATTGAAAAAAAGGGTAAATTGTGGACAACTACAGGAGTTGTTCGGAACGGAAAGAGCTATTGCACAATTGAGGAAACTTT GTTCTTGACTGAATTGGGGGCATTAATTGTTACGGATGATGATGGTACACATATTTCCTTAGAAAATTTGTATGGGAAGATTGGAGATGAAAAGAGTTGGTGTTGCTTGCAGCTTTTTGAGGTTTATAGGCATATGAAGTCTTTAGGCTATATTGTTGCACGCCATGGTCTTCCTTGGTCTGTAAAGAGTGTTAAGAGTATCTGTCGATCTGATTCGATTAATGATGCGCGAGAAAACAATGAATTGGTAGTCGATGTGCATGTGAAACAGATGGATTCAATTGCGGAAAGTCTGAGGAATTTGCAGGTCGATGAGGTGAGATTGGATTTTGATGTTTATCTTCCAAATAGCAAGTTTAGAAAGTCATCTCCTGGTGATCCAGCTTTTTCGCTAAGCTTAATTAG GGGTAATCCACCATCCAAATCTGAAATTGAAGCCCTCGAGAGACAATGTGGTGAAATTCCTTTGAAGTTTTGTCATATCGATAACGGCCGTGTCAGCATTTTTACCTTTCAGAAGGTTGAGCTTCCTGTACTACCATGA
- the LOC126682413 gene encoding uncharacterized protein LOC126682413 isoform X1: MLDTEQCNQAMEAEDWESCSSSELIDSTDDTALKDEDLYYTLDSFPKLQFRSDISKAKWDNELGMAELIEKKGKLWTTTGVVRNGKSYCTIEETLFLTELGALIVTDDDGTHISLENLYGKIGDEKSWCCLQLFEVYRHMKSLGYIVARHGLPWSVKSVKSICRSDSINDARENNELVVDVHVKQMDSIAESLRNLQVDEVRLDFDVYLPNSKFRKSSPGDPAFSLSLIRGNPPSKSEIEALERQCGEIPLKFCHIDNGRVSIFTFQKVELPVLP; the protein is encoded by the exons ATGCTTGATACAG AACAGTGTAATCAGGCCATGGAGGCGGAGGATTGGGAAAGCTGTTCTTCATCCGAATTGATTGATAGTACTGATGATACTGCTTTGAAAGACGAAGATTTGTACTATACGCTCGACTCTTTTCCCAAATTGCAATTTAG GAGTGACATCTCAAAGGCTAAATGGGATAATGAATTGGGAATGGCTGAGTTGATTGAAAAAAAGGGTAAATTGTGGACAACTACAGGAGTTGTTCGGAACGGAAAGAGCTATTGCACAATTGAGGAAACTTT GTTCTTGACTGAATTGGGGGCATTAATTGTTACGGATGATGATGGTACACATATTTCCTTAGAAAATTTGTATGGGAAGATTGGAGATGAAAAGAGTTGGTGTTGCTTGCAGCTTTTTGAGGTTTATAGGCATATGAAGTCTTTAGGCTATATTGTTGCACGCCATGGTCTTCCTTGGTCTGTAAAGAGTGTTAAGAGTATCTGTCGATCTGATTCGATTAATGATGCGCGAGAAAACAATGAATTGGTAGTCGATGTGCATGTGAAACAGATGGATTCAATTGCGGAAAGTCTGAGGAATTTGCAGGTCGATGAGGTGAGATTGGATTTTGATGTTTATCTTCCAAATAGCAAGTTTAGAAAGTCATCTCCTGGTGATCCAGCTTTTTCGCTAAGCTTAATTAG GGGTAATCCACCATCCAAATCTGAAATTGAAGCCCTCGAGAGACAATGTGGTGAAATTCCTTTGAAGTTTTGTCATATCGATAACGGCCGTGTCAGCATTTTTACCTTTCAGAAGGTTGAGCTTCCTGTACTACCATGA